A single window of Leptolyngbya ohadii IS1 DNA harbors:
- the map gene encoding type I methionyl aminopeptidase, whose translation MNILSDLIAKAPALTVRPKRQRRTVEIKTPQEIEIMRQAGAIVATVLKEISQMVEPGMTTADLDAHAEKRIREMGATPSFKGYYGFPASICASINDEVVHGIPNPKKVIRRGDVLKVDTGAFFNGFHGDSCITIAVGKVTPQAEALIRVAEETLYKGIEQVKAGKFLLDIAGAVQDHAEANGFKIVEDYTGHGVGRNLHEEPSVFNFRTHELPNVRLKPGMTLAIEPILNAGSKHTRTLSDRWTVVTVDRSLSAQFEHTVLVTEEGFEILTDRSKV comes from the coding sequence ATGAATATCCTGTCCGATCTGATCGCCAAAGCCCCTGCCCTCACCGTTCGCCCGAAACGACAGCGGCGTACCGTCGAGATCAAAACGCCCCAAGAAATCGAAATCATGCGGCAGGCAGGCGCGATCGTGGCAACGGTGCTAAAGGAAATTTCGCAGATGGTGGAGCCGGGTATGACCACGGCAGATCTGGATGCCCACGCCGAAAAGCGGATTCGTGAAATGGGCGCAACGCCGAGCTTCAAAGGCTATTACGGATTTCCTGCCTCGATCTGCGCTTCGATTAACGATGAGGTGGTGCACGGCATCCCCAACCCCAAGAAAGTGATTCGGCGCGGCGATGTACTGAAGGTGGATACGGGCGCATTCTTTAACGGGTTTCACGGTGATTCCTGCATTACGATCGCCGTTGGAAAGGTCACGCCCCAGGCAGAAGCGCTGATCCGGGTAGCGGAGGAAACGCTGTACAAAGGCATCGAGCAGGTGAAGGCAGGTAAGTTTCTGCTGGACATCGCTGGCGCAGTGCAGGATCACGCGGAGGCAAACGGTTTCAAGATTGTGGAAGACTACACGGGACACGGGGTTGGGCGCAATCTGCACGAAGAACCCTCTGTGTTTAACTTCCGCACCCACGAACTGCCAAACGTCCGCCTCAAGCCGGGAATGACCCTGGCGATCGAACCCATCCTCAACGCAGGCTCTAAGCACACCCGCACCCTGTCTGACCGCTGGACGGTGGTGACGGTCGATCGCAGTCTATCCGCCCAGTTTGAGCATACGGTTCTGGTGACGGAAGAGGGATTTGAGATTTTGACCGATCGATCGAAGGTGTGA
- a CDS encoding hybrid sensor histidine kinase/response regulator — translation MAINPEIRDQAYLFFVEEAPDLLQAIEMGLLTLRQERSPATIHAIMRSAHSIKGGAASVGLEAIKTIAHRLETIFKALYSDRLEIDARLESQLLQAYDCLRIPLTEQISHGDFDAEQAIAAAEPILSQLETQFQEAIVETENFIPGSAELGVNMAAAIFETDVAQGLAHLEQVLNHPQHYEIAEELRTQAEMFLGFAELLSLDGFAAIAQTVMAAIDRVPNRAEELTQLALSDFRAGREAVLAGDSVGGSPSAALLAFLEAPVESGKTIDLPPEDCDRFALESLTHLELKVRLNSPLEASPDGEPTDTEPTDDPIDWLSEAELEAIVQQELLEQELLEQELLQQELSSETSADSLPAIQNLSAFSELELATLDVSEAIVPQVPTAENQFNLEAVFADFTPPIDHSENSLADSLADFSTDSLTDSLTDLPTDSLTDLFADSLIEEPTSLFEEQLQEHSPDEIGNSIAIEQDNTVMVKMPARPAAYPVASGFTVRVDTDRLERLNNLLGEVTINRNGLALQTDQTRLTLRELRNRFEYIQSTIDQIRTLSDRMLIMPDAAIGGTASPRHFVTAGQPALSSSLQTPHLSANQAVNQAINQLTNQAINQAVNPSTNQSALSEFDSLEMDRYTSLYAATQTLLEEMAQIEEAVEDIVLFNRQSEQALEQHRKMLSQMQDDLMWARMLPLGDVLNRFPRILRDLSNTYNKPIDLSLDGTELLIDKAVLDRLYDPLLHLLRNSFDHGIESAAVRHDRGKPTTGRIEMRASARGRQILIEVRDDGQGLNLDRIRQRAVESGWLSETEVAAATEAQLCELIFAPGFSTAEQVSDLSGRGMGLDVVREQLQALKGSVAVRSIPAQGTTFVLTLPLTLTITNLLICLVNSRPIALRSAGIREIVIPQAHQLLETEQGRYLQWQEQEVPLYRMADLLTYRCLAPELPPSRVLAAVPAPSNWHSPALILKRDQQLIALQIDRLVTEQEFVIKPFGSAIAPPDYTYGCTVLGDGMLVPVIDGQTLLQEFLAASSPDFPTPPSPYLPLARTTTILVVDDALTSRRMLALSLERAGYRVLQARDGQEALEQLQQSQTVELIVCDIEMPNMNGFEFLTHRRQNPDIAKIPTVMLTSRSNDKHRWLAMQLGATGYFTKPYLEQEFLQAIGNLVTNSASENTAAAHSLTD, via the coding sequence ATGGCAATCAATCCCGAAATCCGCGATCAGGCGTATCTTTTCTTCGTTGAGGAAGCCCCGGATTTGCTTCAGGCGATCGAGATGGGGTTGCTAACGCTGCGGCAGGAACGCAGTCCGGCAACAATTCATGCCATTATGCGATCGGCGCATTCGATTAAGGGAGGGGCTGCCAGTGTTGGATTAGAGGCAATTAAAACCATTGCCCATCGGTTGGAAACAATTTTTAAGGCGCTTTATAGCGATCGATTGGAGATTGATGCACGGCTGGAAAGTCAGCTTTTGCAGGCGTATGACTGTCTGCGGATTCCGTTGACGGAGCAAATCAGTCACGGGGATTTTGATGCGGAACAGGCAATTGCAGCGGCAGAACCAATCCTGAGCCAGCTTGAGACCCAGTTTCAGGAGGCGATCGTCGAGACGGAGAATTTTATTCCGGGGTCAGCCGAGCTGGGTGTTAACATGGCGGCGGCGATCTTTGAAACGGATGTAGCGCAGGGTTTGGCGCATCTGGAACAGGTGTTGAACCATCCGCAGCATTATGAGATTGCGGAGGAACTGCGGACACAGGCAGAGATGTTTCTGGGGTTTGCGGAACTGCTTAGCCTGGACGGGTTTGCGGCAATTGCTCAGACGGTTATGGCGGCGATCGATCGGGTTCCGAATCGGGCAGAGGAATTGACCCAACTGGCGCTCAGTGACTTTCGGGCTGGACGGGAGGCAGTTCTGGCGGGTGATTCGGTGGGCGGCAGTCCGTCGGCAGCATTACTGGCTTTTCTTGAAGCTCCAGTGGAATCCGGCAAGACGATCGATCTTCCTCCTGAGGACTGCGATCGATTTGCCCTGGAATCCCTGACGCATCTTGAATTGAAGGTTAGGTTAAATTCTCCTTTGGAAGCAAGTCCTGATGGAGAGCCAACAGATACAGAACCAACAGATGATCCGATCGACTGGCTGAGCGAAGCTGAATTAGAGGCGATCGTTCAACAGGAGCTTTTAGAACAGGAGCTTTTAGAACAGGAACTTTTACAGCAAGAGCTTAGCAGCGAAACTAGTGCTGATTCTTTGCCTGCAATTCAGAATTTATCGGCTTTCAGCGAACTGGAGTTAGCGACTTTGGATGTTTCCGAGGCAATCGTGCCTCAAGTGCCAACGGCTGAAAATCAATTTAATCTGGAAGCGGTTTTCGCGGATTTTACTCCTCCGATCGATCATTCTGAGAATTCGTTAGCTGATTCGTTAGCTGATTTCTCAACAGATTCATTAACAGATTCATTAACTGATTTACCAACAGATTCATTAACTGATTTATTCGCTGATTCACTCATAGAAGAACCCACATCTCTGTTCGAGGAACAGCTTCAGGAGCATTCGCCAGATGAAATAGGGAATTCGATCGCGATCGAGCAGGACAATACGGTAATGGTCAAAATGCCTGCTCGTCCAGCGGCTTATCCGGTTGCTAGCGGCTTTACGGTACGGGTGGATACCGATCGCCTGGAGCGACTCAACAATTTATTGGGCGAAGTGACGATTAACCGCAACGGACTGGCACTGCAAACCGATCAGACGCGGCTGACGCTGCGAGAACTGCGGAATCGATTTGAATACATCCAGTCCACGATCGATCAAATTCGTACCCTATCCGATCGGATGCTGATTATGCCCGATGCTGCGATCGGCGGTACGGCGTCCCCTCGTCATTTTGTGACAGCCGGACAGCCTGCTCTATCCTCATCGCTTCAGACTCCCCATCTATCTGCAAATCAGGCGGTTAATCAAGCTATCAATCAACTTACAAACCAAGCTATCAATCAAGCCGTAAACCCATCCACAAATCAATCTGCCCTGAGCGAGTTCGACTCCCTGGAAATGGATCGCTATACCTCACTGTATGCCGCAACCCAAACCCTGCTGGAGGAAATGGCGCAGATCGAGGAGGCTGTGGAGGATATCGTTCTGTTTAATCGTCAGTCGGAGCAAGCGCTGGAACAGCACCGCAAAATGCTGTCTCAGATGCAGGACGACCTGATGTGGGCGAGAATGCTGCCCCTCGGCGATGTCCTCAATCGCTTTCCGCGAATTCTGCGCGATCTGTCCAATACCTACAATAAGCCGATCGATCTTTCCCTGGACGGCACCGAGTTGCTGATCGATAAAGCAGTGCTGGATCGGCTCTATGACCCACTGCTGCATCTGCTGCGAAACAGCTTTGACCACGGCATCGAGTCTGCGGCAGTTCGGCACGATCGCGGCAAACCAACAACCGGACGAATTGAAATGCGGGCAAGCGCCAGAGGTCGTCAAATTTTGATTGAAGTGCGAGACGACGGACAGGGACTCAATCTCGATCGCATTCGTCAACGAGCGGTGGAATCGGGTTGGCTTTCCGAAACGGAAGTCGCAGCCGCAACCGAGGCTCAGCTCTGCGAACTGATCTTTGCCCCTGGCTTTTCAACGGCGGAGCAGGTCAGCGATCTGTCGGGGCGAGGGATGGGTCTGGACGTGGTGCGCGAACAATTACAGGCGCTCAAGGGTTCCGTTGCCGTACGATCGATCCCTGCCCAGGGAACGACCTTTGTGCTGACGCTGCCCCTTACGTTAACCATCACCAATCTGCTGATCTGTCTGGTGAATTCCCGTCCGATCGCCCTTCGCAGCGCTGGCATTCGCGAAATTGTGATTCCCCAGGCGCATCAGCTCCTTGAAACCGAACAGGGGCGCTATCTCCAGTGGCAGGAACAGGAAGTGCCGCTTTACCGAATGGCGGATCTGCTGACCTATCGCTGTCTGGCTCCCGAACTGCCGCCCAGCCGCGTTCTGGCTGCCGTCCCTGCTCCGTCCAACTGGCACTCCCCCGCCCTCATTCTCAAACGCGACCAGCAATTGATCGCCCTCCAGATCGATCGCCTTGTCACCGAACAGGAATTCGTGATCAAACCCTTCGGCTCCGCGATCGCCCCTCCGGATTACACCTACGGCTGCACGGTTCTGGGCGATGGCATGCTCGTCCCCGTTATCGATGGTCAAACCCTTCTCCAGGAATTCCTTGCCGCCTCATCTCCCGATTTCCCGACGCCCCCATCCCCCTACCTGCCGCTTGCCCGCACCACCACGATCCTTGTGGTAGACGATGCCCTCACCTCCCGCCGAATGCTGGCACTCTCGCTGGAACGGGCAGGCTATCGAGTTCTACAGGCGCGAGACGGACAGGAGGCACTGGAGCAGCTTCAGCAATCTCAGACTGTCGAACTCATTGTCTGCGATATCGAAATGCCCAACATGAACGGCTTTGAGTTCCTCACCCACCGTCGCCAAAATCCCGACATCGCCAAAATCCCGACCGTCATGCTCACCTCCCGCAGCAACGACAAACACCGCTGGCTGGCAATGCAGCTTGGCGCAACCGGGTATTTTACGAAGCCCTATTTGGAGCAGGAGTTTTTGCAGGCGATCGGGAATTTAGTGACTAACTCTGCGTCGGAAAACACCGCTGCGGCACACTCGCTAACCGATTAA
- a CDS encoding chemotaxis protein CheW, with protein sequence MTAQALTSAPTEGLHLQFILDRSLPVLLPAPSVVEILTVSVGQIVPIFQLPPWVMGVYNWRGEVLWMVDLNHLLGLTPWYEQEDYGSQHTVIVLRENSEAKEKAIVGLAINQVQEVVQCTGDCFYSLISSPEVSSEALPDAPSEILFEASSETLPEALSDTSPDTSSEVKNTLVKSSADPRFADLQRFLCGFWQLDEDSARYGLLNSGAIFQCLSELSSF encoded by the coding sequence ATGACTGCTCAGGCTCTCACCTCTGCTCCTACGGAAGGGCTACATCTTCAGTTCATCCTCGATCGATCGCTACCCGTCCTGCTTCCGGCTCCGTCCGTTGTGGAAATCCTCACGGTATCGGTGGGTCAAATTGTACCGATCTTTCAGTTGCCGCCCTGGGTGATGGGAGTGTACAACTGGCGGGGCGAAGTGCTGTGGATGGTTGACCTAAATCATCTATTGGGGCTTACGCCCTGGTATGAGCAGGAAGACTATGGTTCCCAGCATACGGTGATTGTGCTGCGGGAAAACAGCGAGGCAAAGGAAAAAGCGATCGTGGGTTTGGCAATCAATCAGGTTCAGGAAGTGGTGCAATGCACGGGCGATTGTTTCTACTCGCTAATTTCTTCACCTGAGGTGTCATCTGAAGCATTGCCTGATGCACCGTCTGAAATATTGTTCGAGGCATCGTCTGAAACATTGCCTGAGGCATTATCTGACACATCACCTGATACATCATCTGAGGTTAAAAATACTCTGGTAAAAAGTTCAGCAGATCCCCGATTTGCAGACCTTCAACGATTTTTGTGTGGTTTCTGGCAGTTAGACGAGGATAGCGCACGATATGGGCTGCTTAATAGCGGCGCGATTTTTCAGTGTTTGTCGGAGTTGTCTTCATTCTGA
- a CDS encoding methyl-accepting chemotaxis protein has protein sequence MTHIPFNPESSEAESSEPMVVQNDLPKIQPTGASGAIRKAFSAFGRTGLSSQLLLTVLPLALAPIAVASAIGYFVTQSRSEYELTEQLKGQSILAGETISNNVDDQVEIASVIAKSPFLVGRVRNNLEVAESENLSELSIDELEKRFSSTKLLSPNQELNDFLEEVAETKEVAEIIVTDRNGLNVGFSNQPTDFVQSDEDWWKQGEAQAQWIGDPVFDASAGQYGIDITQRIVDPKSGRLLGIIRMFSSAAVFGDLANLLTGTGLRGTQQLQVIDLDTQLNVINFRSEKDQVVRAAQELPPQIVTDLGMRLLTALAEIKDRSLSEIEREIQGNLAIEDLIVSEGQSKAASGEPLSLTATFYYQGKQYALSTVPNLNWIAVASMSQSEIEITGRELLSLFTIIALALGAVGAVLTIAISRRLAAPLNDLSEKARQVSDGDLNISAELKGSAEARTLALTFNNLVFRVKEFLQEQTLNTRRAKLAADVTGTKLLSSQELPFLLSDTVTEARDILGSDRMVVYQFKPDWSGAIVAESVADDLPSALQEQLGDPCIPAATRNKYIANGILLENDITAADLHPEHLALLQGLNVKSILGVPILSQGNLFGLLITHHCRALHQWQPTEVEFVKQLGLQLGLVIERVQLFEQTQALAEEQRQIKEGLQRNALQLLMDVDPVMEGDLTARARVTEDEIGTVADSYNATIASLRKIVGQVQQAAQQVAVTTNTSESAVKTLSDSAAQQAAEILSVLERVEDMASSVRLVAISAEKAEVAVQEAAQTVQEGDEAMNRTVDGILAIRETVAETAKKVKRLGESSQKISNVVNLISSFAAQTNMLALNASIEASRAGEDGKGFAVVAEEVRNLARQSAEATTEIEKLVANIQSETNELVRTMEAGTEQVVAGTRLVDDTRQSLNKITAASRQISELVEAIAQATITQSQTSETVTETMTTVAQIADKNSTTASEVTASFEQLRSVAQALETEVGRFKVS, from the coding sequence ATGACGCACATTCCTTTTAACCCCGAATCTTCCGAAGCAGAGTCATCGGAACCGATGGTAGTACAGAACGATTTGCCAAAGATTCAACCTACTGGTGCTTCCGGGGCAATTCGGAAAGCATTTTCCGCTTTCGGTAGAACGGGATTGAGCAGTCAGCTTTTGCTAACGGTTTTGCCGCTGGCGTTGGCTCCGATCGCGGTTGCCAGTGCAATTGGCTATTTTGTGACGCAAAGCAGATCTGAATATGAACTCACAGAGCAGCTCAAGGGACAGTCAATTCTTGCGGGGGAAACCATCAGCAACAACGTAGACGATCAGGTAGAGATTGCATCCGTTATTGCAAAAAGTCCATTCCTGGTAGGACGGGTTCGTAATAATCTTGAGGTTGCAGAATCGGAAAATCTATCGGAACTGTCCATTGACGAACTCGAAAAGCGATTTAGCAGTACCAAACTCCTTTCCCCCAACCAGGAACTGAACGACTTTTTGGAAGAAGTCGCAGAAACAAAAGAGGTTGCAGAAATTATTGTTACAGATCGAAATGGGCTAAATGTCGGCTTTAGTAACCAGCCCACGGATTTTGTGCAGTCTGATGAAGACTGGTGGAAGCAGGGCGAGGCGCAAGCGCAGTGGATTGGAGATCCGGTTTTTGATGCCTCTGCGGGGCAATACGGAATTGATATCACCCAACGAATCGTTGATCCTAAAAGCGGCAGACTTCTTGGCATTATCAGAATGTTTTCTTCTGCTGCTGTATTTGGTGATCTGGCGAACCTCCTGACTGGAACCGGACTCCGTGGCACGCAGCAGCTTCAAGTGATTGACCTGGATACCCAGCTTAATGTCATTAACTTTCGCTCGGAAAAGGATCAGGTGGTCAGGGCAGCACAGGAACTTCCACCCCAAATTGTGACTGATCTGGGAATGCGCCTGCTGACAGCTCTTGCCGAAATTAAGGATCGATCGCTCAGCGAGATTGAGCGGGAAATCCAGGGGAATCTGGCAATTGAAGATTTGATCGTTAGCGAGGGGCAATCGAAGGCAGCATCGGGAGAACCTCTGTCGCTGACTGCCACATTCTACTATCAGGGCAAGCAGTATGCCCTATCGACCGTACCCAATCTGAACTGGATAGCGGTTGCCTCCATGAGCCAATCGGAAATTGAGATTACGGGACGGGAACTCCTCAGCCTGTTCACGATTATTGCGCTGGCGCTGGGTGCAGTGGGTGCAGTTTTGACGATCGCCATTTCTCGACGTCTGGCTGCGCCACTGAATGACCTCTCGGAAAAGGCGCGACAGGTATCCGATGGTGATTTGAATATTTCAGCCGAATTGAAGGGATCGGCAGAAGCCCGTACCCTGGCACTCACATTTAATAATCTGGTGTTTCGGGTCAAGGAATTTTTGCAGGAGCAAACGCTGAATACCCGACGGGCAAAGCTGGCAGCTGATGTTACGGGTACAAAGCTACTGTCTTCCCAGGAGTTGCCATTTTTGCTGTCTGATACGGTGACAGAAGCTCGCGACATCCTTGGCTCCGATCGCATGGTGGTGTACCAGTTCAAGCCGGACTGGAGTGGAGCGATCGTGGCAGAATCGGTGGCGGACGATTTGCCCAGTGCTTTACAGGAGCAGCTTGGCGATCCCTGCATTCCGGCAGCAACGCGCAACAAATATATAGCGAATGGCATTTTGCTGGAGAATGACATTACCGCAGCAGATCTGCACCCCGAACATCTGGCACTGCTCCAAGGTCTCAACGTGAAGTCTATTCTGGGTGTGCCAATCCTCAGTCAGGGCAACCTGTTTGGACTGCTGATTACCCATCACTGCCGCGCTCTGCACCAATGGCAGCCTACGGAAGTTGAGTTTGTGAAGCAGCTTGGACTTCAGCTTGGACTGGTAATCGAGCGGGTGCAGCTCTTTGAACAGACGCAGGCACTTGCAGAAGAACAGCGTCAGATTAAGGAAGGACTCCAGCGTAACGCGCTCCAGCTTTTGATGGATGTTGATCCGGTCATGGAGGGCGACCTGACGGCGCGGGCTAGGGTGACGGAGGACGAAATTGGAACTGTGGCAGACTCCTACAACGCCACGATCGCCAGCCTGCGGAAAATTGTAGGTCAGGTACAGCAGGCAGCGCAGCAGGTAGCAGTGACTACAAATACCAGTGAATCAGCGGTGAAAACCCTATCCGACTCCGCCGCACAGCAGGCAGCAGAAATTCTGTCGGTGCTGGAACGCGTTGAGGACATGGCAAGCTCCGTGCGTCTGGTGGCAATCAGTGCTGAAAAAGCAGAAGTGGCGGTACAGGAAGCAGCTCAAACGGTACAGGAAGGAGATGAAGCCATGAACCGTACCGTAGATGGAATCCTGGCGATTCGGGAAACGGTGGCGGAAACGGCGAAGAAAGTGAAGCGATTGGGTGAATCCTCCCAGAAAATTTCTAACGTGGTGAACCTGATTAGCAGTTTTGCAGCACAGACAAACATGCTGGCACTGAATGCGTCGATCGAAGCGTCCAGAGCCGGAGAGGATGGCAAAGGCTTTGCGGTTGTTGCGGAAGAAGTGCGAAACCTGGCTCGCCAGTCTGCGGAAGCGACCACGGAAATCGAAAAGCTGGTTGCCAACATTCAGTCTGAAACGAATGAACTGGTTCGCACTATGGAAGCTGGAACAGAGCAGGTCGTTGCCGGAACCCGCCTGGTGGATGATACGCGCCAGAGCCTCAATAAAATCACCGCTGCCAGCCGTCAGATCAGCGAACTGGTAGAAGCGATCGCCCAGGCAACTATCACTCAGTCGCAAACCTCCGAAACCGTGACGGAAACCATGACCACCGTGGCACAAATTGCCGACAAAAACTCCACAACTGCCAGCGAAGTGACCGCTTCCTTTGAACAACTGCGATCGGTTGCCCAGGCACTGGAAACGGAGGTAGGGAGGTTTAAGGTTAGCTAG